From the genome of Nakamurella flavida:
GGGGTGCGCAGCATCGTCTCGGTGGGCATGCCCATGCCGCAGAAGATCGCCGGCGGGATGAACGTCTACCGCTTCGACGAGGGCACGCTCGACGACGACGCGGTCGGCCTGCTCCGGGTCTTCGCCGGTTATGCCGCCGTCGCCCTGGCCAATCACGCCCTGTACGCCTCCGCCGTCGCGTTGAGCGAGAACCTCGTGGTGGCGATGCAGTCGCGGGAGATCATCGACATGGCCAAGGGCGTCCTGATCGGGGTGCTGCGGTGCACTCCCGACGAGGCGTTCGCCCACATGGTCCGGCAGTCCCAGGACACGAACCGCAAGGTCCGGGACATCGCCGCCGAGGTCGTCGAACGGGCCGCGCAGGCCTGACGCATCGGGGGGCACCTGGCGCCCGCCGGCTCGTCACCGACCCAGGTCGTCCGGGGTGAGGAGTCCGTCGACGAGGTCCCCGGCGACCTCGTCCACCGACCGCCCCGCACCGAAGGCGTGGGACCGCAGCACGGCCAACGCATCGGCCTGTCCGAGCTCCAGGGCCACGTTGAGCATCCCGATGGCCACCGACACCCTGCTGCGCTCTGACCACGGGGCCGCGGCGGTCGGGTCGGACTGCAACGAGGCGACGACGTCGTCGGCCAGGAGAGACACCAGGATCTCCTCGGCGACCATCCGTACCGCCAGGAGATCGACGGCCCCGGCGCCCGTGGCTTCCACGGAGTAGACGTCCAGCGCGCCCAACCGGTGTCGGAGCGGAACGGCGAGCACCGACCGGAACGGCGTCCGGATCAGCAGGTGGTCCGCGAAGGCGGGCCAGTCCCGGGCGATGCCCGTCTCGTCCGCGACGACCGCCACCTGCCGCGCATAGGCGGTCAGGCAGGGCCCCTCGCCGGCGGTGAACTGGGCCCGCTCCGCGGCCGCGGAACCCTCGCTGCTCGCTCCCCACGGCCAGCGCAGGTACGACCCCGCTGCGATGCTCAGGCCCGCGCCCTGTCCGCCGAGGACTTGGGCGGCGGCCCAGGCCAGCCGGGACCCGATCAGATAGGACCCGGAAGTGGCGGGTGCGCGTTGCGCGATCTCGACGAAACCGCGGAAGCTGTCGATGATGGCCATGGTCCGTCGGTCCGTCCCGCCCGCGGGAGCGGCGCACTCGGCGCGACTCGACCGCATGATTCAGGCGGCTGGACCTTCAACCTGACCGAAGGGTAACCCGCGCACCCTGTCGCCAAACGCCGGCACGGTCACATGCCGCCGGAGAACGCCGAGCGCCGGATCGGCGTGACCGCTGGGCCACTCGCCGTGCCGCCGGACGACGGAGCGGCGGGAAGGTGCGGTCAGACCGGCTGTTCCGCGTCCGGCCAGAACGGCTGGACGCGCTCCCGCGCCTCCTGCAGGGCCGCACCGTCCAAGGTGGTCACCTCGCGGATCTGCCGGGACGGGATGGCCACCACCACGACGACGGGTCCGGCGGGCGGGACGGGGGAGAGCAGCACGGTGGTCGACACCGCTCCCGGCAAGCCGCCGCCGGGCAGACAGTCCAGGGTGATCGCCGGTCCCGCGGACTGCGCGGTCCCGTGTTCGCCACGACCCCACCCGGCGCTCATCGCCGATCTCCCGTCGGCGAGCTTGACCCCGATCCGGATGTCGCTGCGGTCGAGGAAGGACGGGGACCGCCGCCGACCGGACACCTTCCGGACCCTGGGCACAGGTCCGTCCGGCCCCGCTGCCACTGGGTTCGACACCGCCCTGACCACCAGGCGGACGGAGAACATGATCGTCCCGCTGAACACCAGCACGTCGCTCAGCAGGAGGACGAGATCGGGTGTGCGCAGCAGCACCTGGTGAACGGGCACCGTCACGCTAATGTCGCCGAACAGGGCATGCTGCCGGATCATCGCCCGGCGCAGGCCTTCGGTCTGCCGCTGCGTTTCGCCGTAAGCCGGCACCGGGTGCATCCGCCCAGGGAACACGCCGGAGACACCGGCCGCAATGCCCCGGGACAGCCGAACGGCCGGTGGGCGCGCTGCCCACCGGCCGTCCGATCACCACCATCGCAGCGTTCGGCTGCTCAGAGGTCGACGCGTTCGTTCTCGCCGCCGTCGTAGGGCTTGCCGGTCACCTTGGCCTTGACGAAGCTGATCACCGTGGCGATGCGGCCACCGGGGCTGTCCCAGTACTCCGCGCCGTGCGCCTCGATCTTGATCAGGACGACGTTCGGGTCCTCGGGACCGTCGGTGAACCAGGCGCCGACGAAGGCGTTCCACAGTTCCTTCTTCTTGGCCAGGTCGTCGACGACGACGGCTTCGCCCTCGAGGGAGATCCAGGTGTCGTTCGAACTGAGCGTGACGCCGACCTCGGAGTTGGCGGTGATGTGCTGGACCTTGCGCGAGGTGCGCTCGGCGAAGAACCAGAGGTCGCCGTCGAACTCGACCTCCTGCTGGGCCATGGGCCGGGAGATGTGGTGCCCCTCGGCATCCATCGTGGTGAGCATGGCAATGCGGATGTCCTTCGCCAGTTCGGCGACCTTGGCGGCGCCGGTCTTGTCGTCAGCCATGACGTGTCCCTTTCCGGGATCGGGATCGTGGACCACCGGACTCGATCGTCCGGTGGTGTCCGACGGCTGGGGGCCGGAAGGCCGCTCTGCCGTCGCCGACGACGCTACCCGCGCGGTTCCCCGGTCCTCCGGCGCGGTCACCGACTCCAGGAAGGCGACGACCTTGGCGGCCGGCATCTCGCAGGGCCGGAACACCCCACCCGCGTAGAGGTTTGCACTGATCACGTCGGTGCCACCGAGTTCCTCGGCGTACACCTTCTGGATCCGCCCGCCGGCCGACACGGTGCGGGTGAGGCCGTACCGGCGACCGTCGACGATCACGGACGACCACCCTGGCGGGACCCGGTCGAACAGGCTCGCGATGTCCGGCTCGGTCATGTCCCCAGAATGCCGGACGCATGAGGGGACGCGGCCGTCCTCGGGTCAGTGCAGACGCGATCGCCGTCGGGTCCGGCCCAGCAGGACGAGCCCCGCGCCGCCGATCAGCACCCCGAATCCCAGCCAGGTCGTGCGCGCCGCGGGTACGCCGGTCGCGGCCAGCTGCCCGGTGACGGGATCACCGTGGTCCTCCGCATGGCCGAACCCGTTCGATCCGTACCCGACCGGGCCGCGGGAGGTCCAGATCGTCACCACGGACACCGTCACCACGGACTCCGTCTCCGTCTCCGTCTCCGTCTTCGGTGTCGGTGTCGGTGTCGGTGTCGTGGTGGTCTCGCTCGTGCCCGGCGTGTCGGTACTGGTCGGCGTGGTGGTGTCGGTGCTGGCCGGGGTGGTGGTGGTGTCGGTCTGCGTGGTGGGCACCGGCGGCGTGGTGGGCGTCGGGGCGGGGAGCACCTGTGCGGTGCCGCCGGTGCCGGTCACGGTGACCGACCCGTCGGCGTCCAGCTGGACGGTGGCGCTCATCGCCGCCGCGAGGTCGAGCCGCTGCCAGGACCCTTCGCCGGTCATGGTGCGGTCCAGTGCGTAGCCGGCGGGGATCTGCGTCTGGGCCAGGACAGCGTCGCGCTGCGCGTCGGTCAACGTGGGGAAGGTGGTGAGCAGCAGGTTCTCCGCCCCGGCGGGGACGGCCGGAGCGGCCCCGGAGGCGGTCACCGACGGGAAGCCGTAGGTGAGCCGTTCGGTGTAGGCCGCCACCGCGGACGCCCGGTCGGTGACGATCTGGGCGGTCCCACCCGGCATCGCGCTCCCGCCGTACGGATCGGCCTGGTAAGGGGTGGAGCGGGCGATGCACGCCGTCAGCACGTCCCCGCACTGCGCCTGCAGATAGGCCACCAGCTCCGCGCGTGCCGGCAGCAGCACGCTGCTGACGTACTGCGCGTCGGACCACTGCGCGGCGATCCCGGCCTCCCCACTGATCCGCCCGCCCATGAGGTCCAACGGGTAGTGCACCCCGAGGACGAGCCGGTTGTTGGCCTGTTCCGAGGCGCGGGAGAGGATCTCCGGTGCGAGTTCGGGCAGCAGTGTGGCCAGGGTGATCCCCGACTGGTAGGCCGTGGCGGTGTGGCCGCTGGGGAACGACCCGGCCGTGCACAGACCCGCGTAGCCGGGATCCAGGACGACGTCGTGGTCGGCGTAGGTGTGCGTGGTGTCGACGGCGGTGCCGACCCGGGTGACCAGGAGGTTGCCGGTCGCGTCCGCATACGGCTTGCCGACCCGGTTGGCCTGCAGTGATTCTCCGTTGTCACTCTCGCTGCACGGCTCGCCGGCCGGGGGAGCCGCGGTGTCCGAGGCCAGGAACGGGCGGGGGTAGCTGTAGGCGTCCTTGGCGGCCCCGATGCCGGTCAGGAAGTCCCCGCTCGAGCCGCCCGTGCTGGCCAGCAGGGCGTCGGTGAGGGGGAGGGCGTCGGTCTGCCGGCCCTGGACGTAGATCGGGGCCAGGACGGAGCCGAGCCCGGGAGCGACGGTGATCGACTCGTCGTAGGTGTCGTCCTTCTTGTTCTCGTACGCGGAGGTCTGCAGGGCCGAGAACTGTTGCGCAGCGGTGGCATTGCCGTTCACCCAGGTGACGACCTGATCGTTGCGGGCCAGGGTTGCGGCGTCCAGGACGGTGCCGTGCAGGTCGTTCGTCCCGTCGGAGGTCCACAGGGCGGCGAATCCGTCGAGCAGGGTCACCAGGTCGGGCTGGGCGGCACTCGGTGCCGATGCAGCTGTCGACCCGGGTGACGACACAGGTGTCGTTGGGGCTGTCGTGGCGGCGGGTTCGGCGTGGGCGGGGGCGGACAGCACCACCAGGCCGACCATCGCGACGGCTGCGCTGACGCCGAGGTGTCGTCGGGAGCTGGGTCGCCGGAGGGCCGGGGAAGGAGACATCCGTGGTGGCCGCCGGGCACCGGGTCCCCCACGGACCTGCGATCGCGCCGGTGGCACTCCTCTCTCTTGCCGCGGAATTCTCCGGCCACTCTCACCCAGGGTGCAAGAAAGGTCACTCCTTGTGATGAGAGGTGGCTGAATCCTCCGATCCTGTGACCAGCGCGCTCACCATCCCGCCGGCGAAGGAATCACCGAGCCCCACGGTGTGCGGGTGGTCCACCTCCAGCAGCAGCCCGGGCTCGCACCACAGATCGCCGGCCCCGTCTGCGTTCAGCTCGCAAGCGAAGGCCGCGCCGTCGGGGTGGGGCGGGCCCGCGCCCACCCGACGGTGGTCGGCGGGGGTGAAGGTGTCCCCGTGGCAGAACCGGGTACTGGCCATGGTGATGCCGCCGCGCAGCACAGGTGCCCAGCGGGCGGCGTCCGCCCCGATGGCGACGGACCAGAACTTGGTGTGCACCACGAGGGTCCGGGCGGGGACCAGAGCCTGCAGCTCCTGAAGGCCACGCCGCGCGTCGAGCGGATCGAGCAGGTCGACGGTCCGGCCGAGGTGGTTCTGCCATTCGTCCTCGTTCATGCTGAACAGCTCGACCAGTTCGGCGACACCCGCCCGGACCTGTGTGCCGATGGCCCGGTCGTGGAAACCGCCGTCCTCGTAGAGCACCACCCCGCCCGCGGGCATCCGCGCGACCACCCGGCGGAGCCGGTCCAGCCGATCGGCGACCAGCGCCGGGTCCTTCATCGTGTTGAAGCCCGACAGGAGCAGGACGGGAGCATCCATGACCAGCGTGTCCAGCTGCTCGCTGAGGACCATCAGCTCGTTGGGGACGTCGTTGGCCAGGATCACCCGGTTGGGATGTGCCGCGGTGATGCGGGTGCCGGCCAGGACGACGCTCGACCCGGCGGCGAACTGCACGATCAGGTGCGGATCGGTGCTGTCGGCCGCGGCACTGCAGACGTGCGCGACGCCGGCCGGCAGCAGCCGGCGGACGTCGTCGTCGATGCTGACCAGGTGCACCACGCTCGGCAGCCCCAACCGGTCCATGGCCAGGGCGGCGCGCACACAGGTGCCGCCGAGGTCGACCCGGGTGGGGAAGTGCGCGGCGAAGGTCGTCACCACCCGGGGCGAGGCGACGAACCGTTCGCCCCCGGTGCCCGTCGCGACGAAGGCGAGCAGGCACACCAGCAGGGATCGCTCGTCGTCGATGGGGGCGTAGCGGTGCAGCTCGTCCACTGTGATGCCGTACCGGTCGACCAGGGTCTGCACCGACGCCGGGTCCCAGTCGACGACGTAGTCGACCGTGCCACCCAACCCCAGGACGGGCAGACCTGACGGGAGACCTGATGTGCCGGAACGCTTTCCAGGTTCTCCCTGGGAAGGCTCAGTAGAGGTCGGCACGGCCGGCAGCACCGAACAGCTCGATCTTCTGGGCGGCGACGACCTGTATGGCGGCGATGCACCGCGGCTGGATCGAGTTGGGCTCGCGCAGGCCGCGATCGGTCAGCACCTCGCGCATCGCGTCGTGGTACGCGACCTTGATGTCGCTGGAGATGTTGATCTTGTTGACGCCGGACCGGGCGGCGCGCCCGATCTCGTCGTCGGGGTTGTTCGACCCGCCGTGCAGCACCAGCGGGATGTCGACCGCGGCCCGGATCTCGTCGAGCAGATCCAGGCGCAGCGCGGGCTTCATCGAGGCCGGGTAGATGCCGTGACAGGTCCCGATCGCGATGGCCAGGCTGTCCACCCCGGTCCGCTCCACGAAGGAGACCGCGTCCGCCGGCTCGGTGTAGATGATCGTCGCGGTGCCGTCCTCGGCCTCGTCGTCGGTCTTGCCGATGGTGCCGAGCTCGCCCTCCACCGAGACGCCGACCGCGTGGGCGATCTCGACGACCCGGCGGGTGAGCGCCACGTTCTCCTCGAACGGCAGGAGCGAGCCGTCGATCATCACCGAGGTGAAGCCGGCCTGGATGGCGGTGAGCACCTGCTCGACGGAGGCGCCGTGGTCCAGGTGGACGGTGATCGGCACGGATGCACGGTGGGCCTTGGCCAGCACGGACGGCAACACGTCGGTGCCGATGTGGCTGAGCTCGTCGGGGTGAATGGCCAGGATCACCGGGGAGCGCAGCTCCTCGCAGGTCCGGACGACACCGTTGAGCATCGCGTAGTCGCTGATGTTGAAGGCGGGCACCGCGAAGTCGTTCCGGTGGGCGACGCCGAGCAGATCCGTGCCGTTCAGCAACATGCGGGGAGCTCTCCTTGGGGATCGACCGGGTGGACCGGCCTGCGGGTTCCTGCAGAGTCTTGCGACTTTGTGCGGATTCGTGCGACGGTAATGGCAAGGCCGGCACGGGTCAACCCGAGCGGTCGCCGGCGGAGGAGGCAGCGTGGAGGACGCATCCCGGGCGGCACGAGCACGCCCGGACGAGGACGACCGCCGACTGCCCGCGGGGCGCAAGGCCGACCTGGCCGCCTTCGTCGTCGAGCGGGGGCAGGTCACCGTGGCCGCCCTGGCCCAGCACTTCGGGGTCTCCGCGGACACCGTGCGGCGCGATCTCGACCAGCTGGACGCGGACGGGGTGCTCATCCGCACCCACGGTGGCGCGCTGGCCCCGCAGGCGCTGCCCCGCCCCGACACCACCGTCGACGTGCGCACCCGGCTCCGCTCCGACGCCAAGGAGATCATCGGCGCGCTGGCCGCCGGCCTGGTCCAGGACGGTCAGGTGGTGATGATGAACGCCGGTACCACCGTGCTGTCGGTGGTCCGCCATCTCGAGCACCACCACGACCTGATCCTGGCCACGAACAACCTGCGGATCCCGGCCGAGGTGCCACCCGGGGTCTTCCACGAGCTGTACGTGTTCGGTGGCACGGTGCGGCTCTCCGCCCAGGACACCACCGGTCCGGTCAGCTTCCCCGTCGCGGCCGGGGGTGAACCGATGGCGGTGCGCGCCGATCTCGCGTTCGTCGCCGTCGGCGGGGTCTCGGCCGGGAACGGGTGGAGCACCAGCCATCTCGCCGAGGCCACCATGATGCGGGAGATGGCGGAGCGGGCCCGGTCGGTCGTCGTGCTGGCCGACTCGTCGAAGTTCGGGCGCGACCTGTTCGCCCGGGTCGGCGATCTCGCCGTGGCCGACGTGTTCGTCACCGACACCGCGCCCACCGGCGACCTGGCCCGGGCGCTCGCCGATGCCGGGGTGCGGGTGGTCAGCCCGTCGGGGTGAGCCGACCACCCGGGCATGCGCAGGGGCTCAGCGGGTGAACTCCGTGGCCGGCCGGGCCGGATCGGGAAGGCGGAGATCCCGCAGGGGCGGGTTGTGCAGCGGCACGGTCTGCCACCGGGCGGTGAACGTCCCGTCGCCGGGGTGGCAGAACAGCGAGAGCCGGTGCGGGGTCTCCACGAGGACCACGTCGACCTGCAGGTCGGATCCGCTTCCCGCGACGGCGGTGGCCATCGCGTCGGTGACGGTCCAGGCCCCTTCCCGTGCCGTCATCGTCAGCGTGTCCGCCCCCTCGACCAGTCCGACGGTCCACCCGCCGCCCGCGGGGTGCAGACGGACCGCGGTGAGACCGGGTTGGTCGTTGCCGTCCCGGGCGCTGAAGGACCCGGTGATCGCCGGATCGATGGGCCCGTCGGAGGTAGGCAACGGGAGCACCAACGCCTCGAGGTGGGCCGCGAGATCCGTGTCCGTGGCCGGGGATCCGGCAGCACCCAGCGCGGGCAGCAGGTACTCCCACACCAGGTCCAGCACCGATTGCATCTGCGGGGTCTGCGAGGTGATGGCCAGCACGGTGTCCTGCTCGGGCAGCACGATGCAGTACTGCCCGAAGGCACCGTCGCCCCGGTAGCCGTGACGCGCCATCCAGAACTGGAAGCCGTACCCCTGCTCCCAGTCCTGGTGCCCCTCCGGGTGCTGCCCGGTGGAGATGTGGCTGCGGGTGGCCTCGGCGACCCAGCCGGCCGGGAGCACGCGGCGGCCCTCCCACACCCCGTCCTGCAGGTACAGCTGGCCGAGCGCCGCGACGGTCTCGGTGGTGGCGTGCAGACCCGACCAGCCGATCTCCCGTCCGCCCCGGTCGGTCAGCCAGCCGGTCGGTGCGGCGGCGAACGGCGGGAACCGGTCGGCGAGCAGGGCGGACAGGCTGCCACCGGTGACCCGTTGGACGACGGCGCCGACCGTGAAGGTACACGGCTGGTTGTAGGCCCACAACGAGCCCGGGTCCGCGTCGGGCGGGACGGACAGGAACCCGTGGACGAGATCGTCCGGGTCCGCCGCCAGGGCCCGGGTCACCACGTCGTCGCGGTGCCCGCTGGCCATGGCGGCCACGTGCCGCACCAGCATCCGTCGACTGCGCGGGTCGGCGATCCGGGCGTCGAGCTCGGGGAAGTGGCCGAGCACGGTGCCATCCAGGTCGACCAGCCCGTCACCGACGGCCAGGGCCAGTGCCGTCGAGGTGAAGCTCTTGCTCAGCGAGTAGAGGAGGTGGGCCCGGTCCGCGGCGTACGGCGCCCACCAGCCCTCGGCGACCACCCGGCCGCCGCGCAGCAGCATGAGGCTGTGCGGGTCGATGCCGGGGGTGGCTTCCAGAGCGCGGACGAAGGCCAGCACGCCGGCGGCGTCGACCCCGGCCGCGCTCGGGGTGGCGCGGGGGAGCGGGGTTGCGGTCACGGCCGTCCTCTCGGGATGACATGGGCCCCCGCGGTGGCGACGGCGGCCCGGCGCCGACCAGCGTCGCACAGCGGGCCCGGCCACCCGGTGCACGAGGTCCGCCGGCGTCGGCGCGGGTGGGGCGGGGGAGGCTGGGTATGGAACGGACCGGTACATTGGTTGACACGTCTACAAGCCGGGTCCGCATCGGGATTCCCGGGATCGACAGGGGAGAACACCATGCACGTCGGAATCGACAGCTTCGTCTCGGCGGTCACGGACCCGGCCACCGGACACCTGGTGGGCCCGGCGGAACGCCTCGAGCACCTGCTGGAGGAGATCGCCCTGGCCG
Proteins encoded in this window:
- a CDS encoding DeoR/GlpR family DNA-binding transcription regulator, with translation MEDASRAARARPDEDDRRLPAGRKADLAAFVVERGQVTVAALAQHFGVSADTVRRDLDQLDADGVLIRTHGGALAPQALPRPDTTVDVRTRLRSDAKEIIGALAAGLVQDGQVVMMNAGTTVLSVVRHLEHHHDLILATNNLRIPAEVPPGVFHELYVFGGTVRLSAQDTTGPVSFPVAAGGEPMAVRADLAFVAVGGVSAGNGWSTSHLAEATMMREMAERARSVVVLADSSKFGRDLFARVGDLAVADVFVTDTAPTGDLARALADAGVRVVSPSG
- a CDS encoding phosphatase PAP2 family protein, whose translation is MTLLDGFAALWTSDGTNDLHGTVLDAATLARNDQVVTWVNGNATAAQQFSALQTSAYENKKDDTYDESITVAPGLGSVLAPIYVQGRQTDALPLTDALLASTGGSSGDFLTGIGAAKDAYSYPRPFLASDTAAPPAGEPCSESDNGESLQANRVGKPYADATGNLLVTRVGTAVDTTHTYADHDVVLDPGYAGLCTAGSFPSGHTATAYQSGITLATLLPELAPEILSRASEQANNRLVLGVHYPLDLMGGRISGEAGIAAQWSDAQYVSSVLLPARAELVAYLQAQCGDVLTACIARSTPYQADPYGGSAMPGGTAQIVTDRASAVAAYTERLTYGFPSVTASGAAPAVPAGAENLLLTTFPTLTDAQRDAVLAQTQIPAGYALDRTMTGEGSWQRLDLAAAMSATVQLDADGSVTVTGTGGTAQVLPAPTPTTPPVPTTQTDTTTTPASTDTTTPTSTDTPGTSETTTTPTPTPTPKTETETETESVVTVSVVTIWTSRGPVGYGSNGFGHAEDHGDPVTGQLAATGVPAARTTWLGFGVLIGGAGLVLLGRTRRRSRLH
- a CDS encoding ANTAR domain-containing protein, producing MAIIDSFRGFVEIAQRAPATSGSYLIGSRLAWAAAQVLGGQGAGLSIAAGSYLRWPWGASSEGSAAAERAQFTAGEGPCLTAYARQVAVVADETGIARDWPAFADHLLIRTPFRSVLAVPLRHRLGALDVYSVEATGAGAVDLLAVRMVAEEILVSLLADDVVASLQSDPTAAAPWSERSRVSVAIGMLNVALELGQADALAVLRSHAFGAGRSVDEVAGDLVDGLLTPDDLGR
- a CDS encoding ADP-dependent glucokinase/phosphofructokinase, translated to MGGTVDYVVDWDPASVQTLVDRYGITVDELHRYAPIDDERSLLVCLLAFVATGTGGERFVASPRVVTTFAAHFPTRVDLGGTCVRAALAMDRLGLPSVVHLVSIDDDVRRLLPAGVAHVCSAAADSTDPHLIVQFAAGSSVVLAGTRITAAHPNRVILANDVPNELMVLSEQLDTLVMDAPVLLLSGFNTMKDPALVADRLDRLRRVVARMPAGGVVLYEDGGFHDRAIGTQVRAGVAELVELFSMNEDEWQNHLGRTVDLLDPLDARRGLQELQALVPARTLVVHTKFWSVAIGADAARWAPVLRGGITMASTRFCHGDTFTPADHRRVGAGPPHPDGAAFACELNADGAGDLWCEPGLLLEVDHPHTVGLGDSFAGGMVSALVTGSEDSATSHHKE
- a CDS encoding GAF and ANTAR domain-containing protein; protein product: MDPQQAFAELGTIVVGTAPLVEVLTRTAELALACVPGTEEVSVTLVENDRPWTIAFSGGLAASLDERQYEDGFGPCIHAAQTEQIVRIDDTGNEDVYRDLAAAAARQGVRSIVSVGMPMPQKIAGGMNVYRFDEGTLDDDAVGLLRVFAGYAAVALANHALYASAVALSENLVVAMQSREIIDMAKGVLIGVLRCTPDEAFAHMVRQSQDTNRKVRDIAAEVVERAAQA
- a CDS encoding pyridoxamine 5'-phosphate oxidase family protein, encoding MTEPDIASLFDRVPPGWSSVIVDGRRYGLTRTVSAGGRIQKVYAEELGGTDVISANLYAGGVFRPCEMPAAKVVAFLESVTAPEDRGTARVASSATAERPSGPQPSDTTGRSSPVVHDPDPGKGHVMADDKTGAAKVAELAKDIRIAMLTTMDAEGHHISRPMAQQEVEFDGDLWFFAERTSRKVQHITANSEVGVTLSSNDTWISLEGEAVVVDDLAKKKELWNAFVGAWFTDGPEDPNVVLIKIEAHGAEYWDSPGGRIATVISFVKAKVTGKPYDGGENERVDL
- a CDS encoding serine hydrolase domain-containing protein, giving the protein MTATPLPRATPSAAGVDAAGVLAFVRALEATPGIDPHSLMLLRGGRVVAEGWWAPYAADRAHLLYSLSKSFTSTALALAVGDGLVDLDGTVLGHFPELDARIADPRSRRMLVRHVAAMASGHRDDVVTRALAADPDDLVHGFLSVPPDADPGSLWAYNQPCTFTVGAVVQRVTGGSLSALLADRFPPFAAAPTGWLTDRGGREIGWSGLHATTETVAALGQLYLQDGVWEGRRVLPAGWVAEATRSHISTGQHPEGHQDWEQGYGFQFWMARHGYRGDGAFGQYCIVLPEQDTVLAITSQTPQMQSVLDLVWEYLLPALGAAGSPATDTDLAAHLEALVLPLPTSDGPIDPAITGSFSARDGNDQPGLTAVRLHPAGGGWTVGLVEGADTLTMTAREGAWTVTDAMATAVAGSGSDLQVDVVLVETPHRLSLFCHPGDGTFTARWQTVPLHNPPLRDLRLPDPARPATEFTR
- a CDS encoding ketose-bisphosphate aldolase produces the protein MLLNGTDLLGVAHRNDFAVPAFNISDYAMLNGVVRTCEELRSPVILAIHPDELSHIGTDVLPSVLAKAHRASVPITVHLDHGASVEQVLTAIQAGFTSVMIDGSLLPFEENVALTRRVVEIAHAVGVSVEGELGTIGKTDDEAEDGTATIIYTEPADAVSFVERTGVDSLAIAIGTCHGIYPASMKPALRLDLLDEIRAAVDIPLVLHGGSNNPDDEIGRAARSGVNKINISSDIKVAYHDAMREVLTDRGLREPNSIQPRCIAAIQVVAAQKIELFGAAGRADLY